Proteins from a genomic interval of Caulobacter sp. NIBR1757:
- the gltX gene encoding glutamate--tRNA ligase, which yields MTIRTRVAPSPTGDPHVGTAYVALMNYLFAKKNGGQFLLRIEDTDRTRSSLESEAVILRSLRWLGLSWDEGPDVGGPHGPYRQSDRGHIYREHADQLLESGHAFRCFCTAARLDALRQSQRAAGLPTHYDGLCARLPAAEVIARVAAGEPHVVRMKVPTEGVCRFEDMARGVIEIAWNTVDMQILLKSDGMPTYHLANVVDDHLMEITHVIRGEEWISSAPKHQLLYSYFGWGMPKLFHLPLLRNPDRSKLSKRKNPTSILYYERMGYLPQALTNFLGLSATSSSEGEELMDSAALIEGFDIANITLGGPIFDVAKLDWLNGRYLREALSADAFTEAVAAWAFNPTYLNQVAEMAKTRITRLSDLGPTAAFLFAGRLGLTADQLGDGKVARESLVMAFHLSTVGFDRLPAWTSAEVERILREVATVIDVKFKDFVRHMFIAITGRPQSLPLFQSMELLGRDICRERLREAIATLGGATEGQRKAWTARWDEAAREEVVES from the coding sequence ATGACCATTAGAACGCGCGTGGCGCCGTCGCCCACAGGCGACCCCCACGTCGGCACAGCCTACGTCGCTCTGATGAACTACCTGTTCGCCAAGAAGAATGGTGGCCAGTTCCTGCTGCGAATTGAGGACACCGACAGGACCCGCAGCTCGCTGGAGTCGGAAGCTGTCATCCTCAGGTCCCTGCGCTGGCTGGGTCTGTCATGGGACGAAGGGCCGGACGTCGGCGGCCCACATGGTCCCTACAGACAGAGCGATAGGGGGCACATCTACCGCGAGCATGCGGACCAGCTTCTGGAAAGCGGCCATGCTTTCCGGTGCTTCTGCACGGCGGCCCGCCTTGACGCCTTGCGTCAGAGCCAGCGCGCCGCCGGTCTTCCGACACACTACGATGGTCTGTGCGCCCGACTGCCGGCGGCCGAAGTGATCGCGAGGGTCGCGGCCGGCGAGCCTCATGTCGTGCGCATGAAGGTTCCGACCGAAGGCGTCTGCCGGTTCGAGGATATGGCCCGGGGCGTTATCGAGATCGCCTGGAACACCGTGGACATGCAGATCCTGCTGAAATCGGATGGCATGCCAACCTACCACCTGGCCAACGTGGTCGATGACCACCTGATGGAGATCACCCACGTCATACGAGGCGAGGAGTGGATATCTTCGGCGCCAAAGCACCAACTGCTCTACAGCTATTTCGGCTGGGGGATGCCGAAGCTGTTTCACCTTCCGCTTCTGCGAAATCCGGACCGCAGCAAGCTCTCGAAGCGCAAGAACCCGACGAGCATCCTTTACTACGAGCGGATGGGCTATCTCCCGCAGGCGCTGACGAACTTCCTTGGCCTTTCAGCGACATCAAGTTCCGAAGGCGAGGAACTGATGGACAGCGCGGCCCTCATCGAGGGGTTCGATATCGCGAATATTACCCTGGGTGGTCCCATATTCGATGTCGCCAAGCTTGACTGGCTGAACGGTCGCTACCTGCGAGAGGCCCTGTCAGCGGACGCGTTCACGGAGGCCGTCGCGGCCTGGGCGTTCAATCCGACCTACCTGAACCAGGTTGCCGAGATGGCCAAGACGCGCATAACGCGCCTCAGCGATCTGGGCCCCACCGCCGCCTTCCTGTTTGCCGGCCGGCTCGGCCTGACGGCCGATCAGCTGGGCGATGGCAAGGTCGCTCGGGAAAGCCTGGTCATGGCCTTCCACCTCTCGACCGTGGGCTTCGACCGACTGCCGGCCTGGACCTCGGCGGAAGTCGAGCGGATTCTGCGCGAGGTGGCGACCGTCATCGACGTCAAGTTCAAGGACTTCGTCCGCCACATGTTCATCGCCATCACGGGTCGGCCCCAGTCTCTGCCCCTGTTTCAATCGATGGAGTTGCTGGGGCGCGATATCTGCCGCGAGCGGCTGCGAGAAGCGATCGCGACGCTGGGTGGCGCCACCGAAGGTCAACGCAAGGCCTGGACGGCTCGCTGGGACGAGGCCGCGCGTGAGGAGGTCGTCGAGTCCTGA
- the gltX gene encoding glutamate--tRNA ligase: MSQRPVPFGVVTRFAPSPIGSMDIVTARTALFNYLFARHCGGRFLLRIEDKGPEGPETASVRTIFEGLSWLGIEPDESPTFQSARADRHRKAVEDLLASGGAYRCWMTPDETATARLDAHAAGHALRSPWRDRTPGPKAEAMPYVVRLKSPLTGTTVVEDHIQGRVSLQNRDLEDQVLLRSDGVSTYNLAVVVDDHDMGITHVIRGEDHLSNAVRQSLIYQAFGWEAPLFAHLPGIHDADGIKLSKRHRAPTVGELARLGYLPEALRNYLTQLGWSHAGGEIFSDAEAIKWFDIADIDRAPGQLDIEKLNLINGHYLRQADDDRLAALVAETLAGRGQILTEGQRAALWTIVPALKDKGAMTLLDLAGQAAVLLENA; this comes from the coding sequence ATGTCGCAGCGACCAGTTCCCTTTGGTGTCGTCACCCGGTTCGCACCCTCGCCGATCGGCTCCATGGATATCGTGACCGCGAGAACGGCCCTGTTCAACTATCTGTTCGCGCGTCATTGCGGCGGCCGGTTCTTGTTGCGAATCGAGGATAAAGGGCCAGAGGGTCCAGAAACGGCCAGTGTACGGACCATTTTTGAGGGTCTCAGTTGGCTGGGCATCGAGCCTGACGAGTCGCCGACCTTTCAATCCGCCCGCGCGGACCGCCACCGAAAAGCAGTGGAGGACCTTCTGGCTTCGGGCGGAGCCTATCGGTGCTGGATGACGCCGGACGAGACCGCGACGGCAAGACTTGATGCCCACGCGGCCGGTCACGCCCTGCGCTCACCTTGGCGCGACAGGACTCCGGGGCCCAAGGCAGAAGCCATGCCCTACGTTGTCCGCCTCAAAAGTCCGCTGACCGGGACTACGGTTGTCGAGGATCATATCCAGGGCCGGGTCAGCCTCCAAAATCGGGACCTGGAAGACCAGGTGCTTCTGCGTTCCGACGGTGTATCAACCTACAATCTGGCTGTTGTCGTTGATGATCACGACATGGGGATCACCCATGTCATCCGCGGCGAGGACCACCTGAGCAACGCCGTCCGCCAGTCTTTGATCTATCAGGCCTTCGGGTGGGAGGCGCCGCTGTTCGCCCACCTGCCAGGCATCCACGACGCTGACGGCATCAAGCTCTCCAAGCGCCACAGGGCCCCGACAGTCGGCGAGCTGGCCCGGCTTGGCTACTTGCCGGAAGCCTTGCGGAACTATTTGACCCAGCTGGGCTGGAGCCACGCCGGCGGGGAAATTTTCTCAGACGCGGAGGCGATCAAATGGTTCGACATCGCCGACATTGATCGCGCCCCAGGTCAGTTGGACATCGAGAAGCTGAATCTGATCAACGGCCATTATCTCCGGCAGGCTGACGATGATCGCCTGGCCGCTCTCGTGGCCGAGACCCTGGCCGGCCGAGGCCAAATCCTCACAGAGGGTCAAAGAGCGGCTCTATGGACCATCGTGCCGGCTTTGAAGGACAAGGGCGCGATGACCCTCCTTGATTTGGCCGGACAGGCCGCTGTTCTGCTGGAGAACGCGTAG